One Coregonus clupeaformis isolate EN_2021a unplaced genomic scaffold, ASM2061545v1 scaf4947, whole genome shotgun sequence genomic window, ATGAGTCTGAGACCATGTATATCTGTCTCTCAGCAGGACTCCTCTATGAATGAGTCTGAAACCATGTATATCTGTCTCTCAGCAGGACTCCCTCTATGAATGAGTCTGAAACCATGTATATCTGTCTCTCAGCAGGACTCCTCTATGAATGAGTCTGAAACCGTGTATATCTGTCTCTCAGCAGGATTCCTCTATGAATGAGTCTGAACAGTGTATCTGTCTCTCAGCAGGATTCTCTCTATGAATGAGTCTGAAACCGTGTATATCTGTCTCTCAGCAGGATTCCTCTATGAATGAGTCTGAAACCATGTATATCTGTCTCTCAGCAGGACTCCTCTATGAATGAGTCTGAAACCATGTATATCTGTCTCTCAGCAGGATTCCTCTATGAATGAGTCTGAGACCATGTATATCTGTCTCTCAGCAGGATTCCTCTATGAATGAGTCTGAGACCATGTATATCTGTCTCTCAGCAGGATTCCTCTATGGAATGAGTCTGAAACCGTGTATCTGTCTCTCAGCAGGATTCCTCTATGAATGAGTCTGAAACCACGTATATCTGTCTCTCAGCAGGATTCCTCTATGAATGAGTCTGAGACCATGTATATCTGTCTCTCAGCAGGATTCTCTCATGAATGAGTCTGAAAGTGACATTGTGTTTGTTCTGTGTTCTGTCCCAGACATGGAGGTCTCAGTGCTGCCCAGCAACAGCTGATTAGAGAAACCCTGATGAAATGGCTGCAGTGTCAGGTGGGGCTCTGCTTCTCTGCCTGGAACTTAGTCAACTTGTCACATCAACATATCACATTTCATCACCACCACCCCACAATGTATTACTTTCGTTGGTTACACATTTTTATTCACTCATGAAGTTGGCTCTCTTCCACACCTGAATTCCTGAATACAAAAATTGTCATAGAAAAAAATTGTcattttaattaatttaaataagctgtcctcctcttcctccttcccctccttcctcctttctcctcctcgccgcctcctcctccttccccttcttccttcctcctcctcctcgcctccttccttctcctccttcctcctcctccttcctcttcccccctccttcctcttccttctctccagTTAATGAACTCTCAGCCAGAGAAGCCGTTCATCCGTAACAAGGCAGCCCAGGTGTTTGCTCTGACCTTCGTGATGGAGTTCCTGACCCACTGGCCCAAGTTCTTCTATGATATCCTGTCTCTAGTGGGTCTGAACCCACACGGGGTTGACGTCTACCTCAGAACACTGATGGCTATCGACGCTGAGGTGGTGGACAGAGATATCCTGCACTCACCTGAGGTAAGGGGACAGAGATATCCTGCACTCACCTGAGGTAAGGGGACAGAGATATCCTGCACTCACCTGAGGTAAGGGGACAGAGATACTGCACTCACCTGAGGTAAGGGGACAGAGATATCCTGCACTCACCTGAGGTAAGGGGACAGAGATATCTGCACTCACCTGAGTGTAAGGGGACAGAGATCCTGCACTCACCTGAGGTAAAGGGACAGAGATATCCTGCACTCACCTGAGGTAAGGGGACAGAGATATCCTGCACTCACCTGAGGTAAGGGGACAGAGATATCCTGCACTCACCTGAGGTAAGGGGACAGAGATATCCTGCTCTCACCTGAGGTAAGGGGGACAGAGATATCCTGCACTCACCTGAGGCTAAGGGGACAGAGATATCCTGCACTCACCTGAGGTAAGGGGACAGAGATATCCTGCACTCACCTGAGGTAAGGGGACAGAGATATCCTGCACTCACCTGAGGTAAGGGGACAGAGATATCCTGCACTCACCTGAGGTAAGGGGACAGAGATATCCTTACACCCCCATTGAGGGAGCAGGTCATCCCCAGCGTCtaactcccccctcctctctctcccccccccctcctctctctccccctcctctctctccctctaggagGTGCGTAGGAACACCTTAATAAAGGATGGAATGAGGGAGCAGGTCATCCCCAGCCTGGTTGAGTCCTGGTACCAGATCCTCGGGGCTTATCAGCAGTCTCACCCTGAGATCACCTGTCAGTGTCTGGAGGTGGTAGGGGCATACGTCTC contains:
- the LOC123490829 gene encoding exportin-T-like; amino-acid sequence: MVYFEQLKESQDAWEVCAEALAKGIYRHGGLSAAQQQLIRETLMKWLQCQLMNSQPEKPFIRNKAAQVFALTFVMEFLTHWPKFFYDILSLVGLNPHGVDVYLRTLMAIDAEVVDRDILHSPEEVRRNTLIKDGMREQVIPSLVESWYQILGAYQQSHPEITCQCLEVVGAYVSWIDLNLIANDRYCLEVVGAYVSWIDLNLIAND